The Streptomyces sp. P9-A4 genome contains a region encoding:
- a CDS encoding PH domain-containing protein — protein sequence MSTAQPPALPVTFRPGRTRAILLTMGTAMFVVITAVALMLERLGPGERVSFVFTAALLSGVLVLLSRPKVVADDEGVTVVNITRTRRLAWAEILKVNLRPGDPWVFLDLSDGTSLPVLGIQPGIAKESAIRDARALRALADSRGTGAED from the coding sequence ATGTCCACCGCACAGCCCCCCGCCCTTCCGGTCACCTTCCGTCCCGGGCGCACCCGGGCGATCCTGCTGACCATGGGCACCGCGATGTTCGTCGTCATCACAGCCGTGGCGCTGATGCTGGAGCGGCTCGGACCGGGGGAGCGCGTCAGCTTCGTCTTCACCGCCGCGCTGCTCTCCGGGGTCCTCGTCCTCCTGAGCCGACCCAAGGTCGTCGCCGACGACGAGGGCGTCACGGTCGTCAACATCACCCGGACGCGACGGCTGGCCTGGGCGGAGATCCTCAAGGTCAACCTGCGCCCCGGCGACCCCTGGGTCTTCCTCGACCTGAGCGACGGCACCAGCCTGCCGGTGCTCGGCATCCAGCCCGGCATCGCCAAGGAGTCGGCCATCCGGGACGCCCGCGCCCTGCGGGCCCTGGCCGACAGCCGCGGGACGGGCGCGGAGGACTGA